One Cellulomonas sp. Y8 DNA segment encodes these proteins:
- the msrA gene encoding peptide-methionine (S)-S-oxide reductase MsrA, protein MNWLFGSALKSTMVEPERALKGHEGYTYSVPATHTVLGTPLQGPWPEGTRTIVLGMGCFWGAERIFWHLPGVVSTSVGYQGGYSPYPTYEETCTGLTGHAEVVQVAYDPAVLSDADVLRTFWESHDPTQGYRQGNDRGTQYRSTVYTTTPEQAAAAEETRAAYQQRLTQAGYGEITTEIRTADEAGPYYYAEDYHQQYLDKNPNGYCGIGGTGVSCPRPLDA, encoded by the coding sequence ATGAACTGGCTGTTCGGATCCGCCCTCAAGTCGACGATGGTCGAGCCGGAGCGCGCGCTGAAGGGGCACGAGGGGTACACCTACTCCGTGCCGGCCACCCACACGGTGCTCGGCACGCCGCTGCAGGGCCCGTGGCCCGAGGGGACCCGGACGATCGTGCTCGGCATGGGCTGCTTCTGGGGCGCCGAGCGCATCTTCTGGCATCTGCCGGGCGTCGTCAGCACCTCCGTCGGCTACCAGGGCGGCTACTCGCCGTACCCGACGTACGAGGAGACCTGCACCGGCCTGACCGGGCACGCCGAGGTGGTCCAGGTCGCCTACGACCCGGCCGTCCTCTCGGACGCCGACGTCCTCCGGACGTTCTGGGAGTCGCACGACCCGACCCAGGGGTACCGGCAGGGCAACGACCGCGGCACGCAGTACCGGTCCACCGTCTACACGACGACGCCGGAGCAGGCCGCCGCCGCGGAGGAGACCCGCGCCGCGTACCAGCAGCGGCTGACCCAGGCCGGGTACGGGGAGATCACGACCGAGATCCGCACCGCGGACGAGGCCGGCCCGTACTACTACGCCGAGGACTACCACCAGCAGTACCTGGACAAGAACCCGAACGGGTACTGCGGCATCGGCGGCACGGGCGTCTCGTGCCCGCGTCCGCTCGACGCCTGA
- a CDS encoding cystathionine gamma-synthase, whose amino-acid sequence MAATGDLDQHTDHGDWSSAGFATRAIHAGQDPDAATGAVVTPIYQVSTYKQDGVGGLRGGYEYSRSGNPTRAALEEALRSAEGGGAGFAFSSGLAAEDTLLRAVLRPGDHVVMANDAYGGTYRLIARVFGPWGVEHTAVDLSDAEAVLAAIRPGQTKVIWLETPTNPLLGVADVAALAAHAAAAGAVLVVDNTFATPYLQQPITLGADVVVHSTTKYIGGHSDVVGGALVVADGAQLPVGLDGPTGTTALADAVAFHQNASGAVAGPFDSWLTLRGLKTLAVRMDRHCANAAAVAAFLEARDDVPQVIYPGLDSHAGHEVAARQMSGFGGMVSFRAGGAERADRICARTKVFTLAESLGGVESLIELPARMTHGSVVGTDLEVPDDLVRLSVGIEDEADLLADLAQALA is encoded by the coding sequence CTGGCCGCCACGGGCGACCTCGACCAGCACACGGACCACGGCGACTGGTCGTCGGCCGGGTTCGCGACGCGCGCGATCCACGCGGGCCAGGACCCGGACGCCGCGACCGGCGCCGTGGTGACGCCGATCTACCAGGTGTCGACCTACAAGCAGGACGGCGTCGGCGGCCTGCGCGGCGGCTACGAGTACTCGCGCTCCGGCAACCCGACCCGCGCGGCGCTCGAGGAGGCCCTGCGCTCGGCGGAGGGCGGCGGCGCGGGCTTCGCGTTCTCGTCGGGCCTGGCCGCGGAGGACACGCTGCTGCGCGCCGTGCTGCGCCCCGGCGACCACGTCGTGATGGCGAACGACGCGTACGGCGGCACGTACCGCCTGATCGCGCGGGTGTTCGGCCCGTGGGGCGTCGAGCACACGGCGGTCGACCTGTCCGACGCCGAGGCGGTGCTCGCGGCGATCCGCCCGGGGCAGACCAAGGTCATCTGGCTCGAGACGCCGACCAACCCGCTGCTGGGCGTCGCGGACGTCGCGGCGCTCGCGGCCCACGCCGCCGCGGCCGGCGCGGTGCTCGTCGTCGACAACACGTTCGCGACGCCGTACCTGCAGCAGCCGATCACGCTGGGCGCGGACGTGGTCGTGCACTCGACCACCAAGTACATCGGCGGGCACTCCGACGTGGTCGGCGGCGCGCTCGTGGTCGCGGACGGCGCGCAGCTGCCGGTCGGGCTGGACGGGCCGACGGGCACGACGGCGCTCGCGGACGCCGTCGCGTTCCACCAGAACGCCTCGGGCGCGGTCGCCGGCCCGTTCGACTCGTGGCTGACGCTGCGCGGCCTCAAGACGCTCGCGGTGCGGATGGACCGGCACTGCGCGAACGCCGCCGCGGTGGCCGCGTTCCTCGAGGCGCGCGACGACGTCCCGCAGGTCATCTACCCGGGCCTCGACAGCCACGCGGGTCACGAGGTCGCCGCCCGGCAGATGTCCGGCTTCGGCGGCATGGTGTCGTTCCGCGCGGGCGGCGCCGAGCGCGCCGACCGCATCTGCGCCCGCACGAAGGTCTTCACGCTGGCCGAGTCGCTGGGCGGCGTCGAGTCGCTGATCGAGCTGCCGGCCCGCATGACCCACGGCTCGGTCGTCGGCACGGACCTCGAGGTCCCGGACGACCTCGTCCGGCTGTCCGTCGGCATCGAGGACGAGGCGGACCTGCTCGCCGACCTGGCCCAGGCGCTGGCATGA
- a CDS encoding AI-2E family transporter gives MTTPRRGGRGRARTGDPAAPAPVLHEGDLASGDTPAGWSAEQSVAPSVRAAAAWSWRFLLIAAATAAGLWVVGFFKVIVVSVAIALLLTVLLAPVARFLAARLRFPRGLAAITSVLLLLAVVTGLVVLAGRSIASGFGDLYDQASQGVDEALQWLSDGPLGLSTNQLDDLVEQGRDQISQNASTLVSGALSVTTTVGHVAAGALIALFCTFFFLLDGRTIWTWLVGLLPISVRERVHQAGRRGIVTLSGYTRTQILVAFVDATGIGIGAAVLGVPLAVPLATLVFVGSFIPIVGAIATGAVAVLVALVAQGPVVALLMLGVVLLVQQIEGHVLQPFLMGHAVSLHPVAVLLVVAAGSLAAGIVGALFAVPIAAVLNTVLLYLHGHDKFPELGTDDHVTLRPPGAFGRRRLGGRGRVRPGGDDAAAGLEPGGARGAGGARRGPDEQTAGS, from the coding sequence ATGACGACCCCGCGCCGGGGCGGCCGGGGCCGCGCCCGCACCGGCGACCCCGCCGCGCCGGCTCCGGTCCTGCACGAGGGCGACCTCGCGTCCGGCGACACACCCGCGGGCTGGTCGGCGGAGCAGTCGGTGGCGCCGTCGGTGCGCGCCGCGGCGGCCTGGTCCTGGCGGTTCCTGCTGATCGCCGCGGCGACCGCGGCGGGTCTCTGGGTCGTCGGCTTCTTCAAGGTCATCGTCGTGTCTGTGGCGATCGCGCTGCTGCTGACGGTGCTGCTCGCCCCGGTGGCCCGCTTCCTGGCGGCGCGCCTGCGGTTCCCGCGGGGGCTCGCGGCGATCACGTCGGTGCTGCTGCTGCTCGCGGTGGTCACCGGGCTGGTCGTGCTGGCCGGGCGGTCGATCGCCAGCGGCTTCGGCGACCTGTACGACCAGGCGTCCCAGGGCGTCGACGAGGCGCTGCAGTGGCTCTCGGACGGCCCGCTCGGGCTGAGCACGAACCAGCTCGACGACCTCGTCGAGCAGGGCCGCGACCAGATCAGCCAGAACGCCAGCACGCTCGTCTCCGGCGCGCTGTCGGTCACCACCACCGTCGGTCACGTGGCCGCGGGCGCGCTGATCGCGCTGTTCTGCACGTTCTTCTTCCTGCTCGACGGCCGGACCATCTGGACCTGGCTCGTCGGCCTGCTGCCGATCTCGGTGCGCGAGCGGGTGCACCAGGCCGGACGTCGCGGCATCGTCACGCTCTCCGGGTACACCCGGACGCAGATCCTCGTGGCGTTCGTGGACGCGACCGGCATCGGCATCGGCGCGGCGGTCCTCGGGGTCCCGCTGGCGGTGCCGCTCGCGACGCTGGTGTTCGTCGGCTCGTTCATCCCGATCGTCGGCGCCATCGCGACCGGCGCCGTGGCGGTGCTGGTCGCGCTCGTCGCGCAGGGCCCGGTCGTCGCCCTGCTGATGCTCGGCGTCGTGCTGCTGGTGCAGCAGATCGAGGGGCACGTGCTGCAGCCGTTCCTCATGGGCCACGCCGTGTCCCTGCACCCGGTCGCCGTGCTGCTCGTCGTCGCGGCGGGCTCGCTGGCGGCCGGCATCGTCGGCGCGCTGTTCGCCGTGCCGATCGCGGCGGTGCTCAACACGGTGCTGCTGTACCTGCACGGGCACGACAAGTTCCCCGAGCTCGGCACCGACGACCACGTCACGCTCCGGCCGCCCGGGGCGTTCGGGCGCCGACGGCTGGGCGGGCGCGGTCGGGTGCGCCCCGGAGGGGACGACGCGGCGGCAGGGCTGGAGCCCGGCGGCGCGCGCGGGGCCGGGGGCGCGCGGCGCGGCCCGGACGAGCAGACCGCGGGATCGTGA
- the ilvA gene encoding threonine ammonia-lyase, whose translation MTFLDDARAAARLLQGVATRTPVETSRALSQIAGTPVLLKCENLQRAGSFKIRGAYVRMARLSPEEQARGVVAASAGNHAQGVALAAQLLGIDAVVYMPVDAALPKVAATKEYGAEVRPHGRSVDEALVAARAEAERTGRVLIHPFDHEDIVAGQGTLALEILEQVPDVRTIVVPLGGGGLAAGIQAVVAEVAPQVRVIGVQAARAAAYPASLVAGEPVAAPELHTMADGIAVGTPGAVPFALLQRHGCEVRTVSEEDLSRALLLTAERAKLLVEPSGAAGVAAVMAAPPGDLEGPVVVLLSGGNIDPLVLLRVVRHGLAVSGRYLQLRVRVHDTPGALAALLRELATTGGNVMHVSHVRTGVDLEIDEVEIEVQVETKGPEHCVRVLQHLRDGGFRLAEH comes from the coding sequence GTGACCTTCCTCGACGACGCCCGCGCCGCCGCGCGCCTGCTCCAGGGCGTGGCGACCCGCACCCCGGTGGAGACCTCCAGGGCCCTGTCCCAGATCGCCGGGACGCCGGTGCTCCTCAAGTGCGAGAACCTGCAGCGCGCCGGCTCGTTCAAGATCCGCGGCGCGTACGTGCGGATGGCGCGGCTGTCGCCGGAGGAGCAGGCCCGCGGCGTCGTCGCGGCGAGCGCCGGCAACCACGCCCAGGGCGTCGCGCTGGCGGCGCAGCTGCTCGGCATCGACGCGGTGGTCTACATGCCGGTCGACGCAGCGCTGCCGAAGGTCGCGGCGACCAAGGAGTACGGCGCGGAGGTCCGGCCGCACGGCCGCAGCGTCGACGAGGCGCTGGTCGCGGCGCGCGCCGAGGCGGAGCGCACCGGCCGGGTGCTGATCCACCCGTTCGACCACGAGGACATCGTCGCCGGGCAGGGCACGCTGGCGCTGGAGATCCTCGAGCAGGTCCCGGACGTCCGGACGATCGTCGTGCCGCTGGGCGGCGGCGGGCTGGCGGCGGGCATCCAGGCGGTCGTGGCCGAGGTGGCGCCGCAGGTCCGCGTGATCGGCGTGCAGGCCGCGCGGGCGGCCGCGTACCCGGCGTCGCTGGTGGCGGGGGAGCCGGTCGCGGCGCCCGAGCTGCACACGATGGCCGACGGCATCGCGGTCGGCACGCCCGGCGCGGTGCCGTTCGCGCTGCTGCAGCGGCACGGCTGCGAGGTGCGGACGGTGTCCGAGGAGGACCTGTCCCGCGCGCTGCTGCTGACCGCCGAGCGGGCGAAGCTCCTGGTCGAGCCCTCGGGCGCCGCGGGCGTGGCGGCGGTGATGGCGGCACCGCCGGGCGACCTCGAGGGCCCCGTCGTCGTCCTGCTGTCCGGGGGCAACATCGACCCCCTGGTGCTGCTCCGGGTCGTCCGGCACGGCCTCGCGGTGTCCGGGCGGTACCTGCAGCTGCGGGTGCGGGTGCACGACACCCCGGGCGCCCTGGCGGCGCTGCTGCGCGAGCTCGCGACGACCGGCGGCAACGTCATGCACGTCTCGCACGTGCGGACCGGGGTGGACCTGGAGATCGACGAGGTCGAGATCGAGGTCCAGGTCGAGACGAAGGGTCCGGAGCACTGCGTGCGGGTCCTGCAGCACCTCCGCGACGGCGGCTTCCGCCTCGCGGAGCACTGA
- the greA gene encoding transcription elongation factor GreA, which produces MTDTTQAATWLTQEAYDRLKAELEHLEGPGRAEVTERIAAARDEGDLKENGGYHAAREEQAKQEARIRELKEKLRNVQIGTPPDDGVVEPGMVVTAVVAGDAMTFLLGSREIAGSADIEVFSPTSPLGASINGRKVGEKVTYTAPNGRDIPVEITDAKPFAG; this is translated from the coding sequence GTGACCGACACGACGCAGGCCGCCACCTGGCTGACGCAGGAGGCCTACGACCGCCTCAAGGCTGAGCTCGAGCACCTCGAGGGCCCGGGACGAGCCGAGGTCACCGAGCGGATCGCCGCCGCGCGTGACGAGGGCGACCTCAAGGAGAACGGTGGCTACCACGCCGCCCGCGAGGAGCAGGCCAAGCAGGAGGCCCGCATCCGCGAGCTCAAGGAGAAGCTCCGCAACGTGCAGATCGGCACGCCGCCGGACGACGGCGTGGTGGAGCCCGGCATGGTCGTCACCGCCGTGGTCGCCGGGGACGCCATGACGTTCCTGCTCGGCTCGCGCGAGATCGCCGGCAGCGCCGACATCGAGGTGTTCTCCCCGACGTCGCCGCTCGGCGCGTCCATCAACGGCCGCAAGGTCGGCGAGAAGGTGACCTACACCGCGCCCAACGGCCGCGACATCCCGGTCGAGATCACGGACGCGAAGCCCTTCGCCGGCTGA
- a CDS encoding DUF4307 domain-containing protein — MTVTATPTPAPELPAGRYGKTAGPGRRRAGRLAMVALGVVAVAVAAWLALAQDGLSWKVVGFKVDGPTSTQLTFDVTKDAGTTVSCRVQALSESYAEVGVQTVEVGPAGTATQRVTTTIPTTELAVSAVVESCSAA, encoded by the coding sequence ATGACCGTGACGGCGACCCCGACCCCCGCCCCCGAGCTCCCCGCCGGGCGCTACGGGAAGACCGCCGGACCCGGGCGCCGCCGGGCCGGGCGCCTCGCGATGGTCGCGCTCGGCGTCGTGGCCGTGGCGGTCGCCGCCTGGCTCGCGCTCGCCCAGGACGGGCTCAGCTGGAAGGTGGTCGGTTTCAAGGTCGACGGGCCGACCAGCACGCAGCTGACGTTCGACGTCACGAAGGACGCCGGCACCACGGTCAGCTGCCGGGTGCAGGCGCTGTCCGAGTCCTACGCGGAGGTCGGCGTGCAGACCGTGGAGGTCGGCCCCGCCGGCACCGCCACGCAGCGCGTGACGACGACGATCCCGACGACCGAGCTGGCCGTGTCGGCGGTCGTGGAGTCCTGCTCCGCCGCGTGA
- the mca gene encoding mycothiol conjugate amidase Mca, whose translation MAVHAHPDDESSKGAATTARYAAEGVDVLVVTCTGGERGDVLNPHHPPVEGGIEGMRAVRRVEMAAAAAALGVRQHWLGFVDSGLPEGDPLPPLPEGCFALQPLEEAARPLVELVREFRPHVITTYDPTGGYPHPDHIMCHRVAFEAFHAAGDPERYRGAGEPWEPLKLYYNHGFSMARIRAAHEALVERGLESPFGEWVESRAAREIPEREVTTLVDVHEHFDARDGALRAHATQIDPEGFFFAMPRDLELEVWPTEEFELAESRVPTTLPEDDLFAGVREAIA comes from the coding sequence ATGGCGGTGCACGCCCACCCGGACGACGAGTCGAGCAAGGGGGCGGCGACGACGGCCCGGTACGCCGCGGAGGGCGTGGACGTCCTCGTCGTCACCTGCACCGGCGGGGAGCGCGGCGACGTGCTGAACCCGCACCACCCGCCCGTCGAGGGCGGGATCGAGGGGATGCGCGCCGTGCGCCGCGTCGAGATGGCCGCGGCGGCCGCCGCGCTCGGGGTGCGGCAGCACTGGCTGGGCTTCGTCGACTCGGGTCTGCCCGAGGGCGACCCCCTGCCGCCGCTGCCCGAGGGCTGCTTCGCGCTCCAGCCGCTGGAGGAGGCGGCCCGCCCGCTGGTCGAGCTGGTCCGCGAGTTCCGGCCGCACGTCATCACGACGTACGACCCGACGGGCGGCTACCCGCACCCGGACCACATCATGTGCCACCGGGTGGCGTTCGAGGCGTTCCACGCGGCCGGCGACCCCGAGCGGTACCGCGGCGCGGGCGAGCCGTGGGAGCCGCTGAAGCTCTACTACAACCACGGGTTCTCGATGGCCCGGATCCGCGCGGCGCACGAGGCGCTGGTCGAGCGCGGCCTGGAGTCGCCGTTCGGCGAGTGGGTCGAGTCCCGCGCCGCCCGGGAGATCCCGGAGCGCGAGGTCACGACGCTGGTCGACGTGCACGAGCACTTCGACGCGCGGGACGGGGCGCTGCGCGCGCACGCGACCCAGATCGACCCCGAGGGCTTCTTCTTCGCGATGCCGCGCGACCTGGAGCTCGAGGTCTGGCCGACCGAGGAGTTCGAGCTCGCCGAGTCGCGGGTGCCGACCACGCTGCCGGAGGACGACCTGTTCGCCGGCGTCCGGGAGGCGATCGCGTGA
- a CDS encoding nitrilase-related carbon-nitrogen hydrolase, which produces MNAVVAVDAEGALAGVYRKVHLYDAFGHRESERLEPGPADAPPLTLDVAGVRLGVLTCYDLRFPESARRLVDAGAEVLVVPAAWAAGPLKAEHWRTLATARAIENTAVVVAVGQAGRGVTGRSLVVGPDGVVGLELGEEPELRTVDLDPEALRGVRESNPSLANRRYRVVPAV; this is translated from the coding sequence GTGAACGCGGTCGTCGCGGTCGACGCCGAGGGTGCGCTGGCGGGGGTCTACCGCAAGGTGCACCTGTACGACGCGTTCGGGCACCGCGAGTCGGAGCGCCTCGAGCCGGGCCCGGCCGACGCCCCGCCGCTGACGCTCGACGTCGCGGGCGTGCGGCTCGGCGTGCTGACCTGCTACGACCTGCGGTTCCCCGAGTCCGCGCGCCGCCTGGTCGACGCCGGCGCCGAGGTGCTGGTCGTCCCCGCCGCGTGGGCCGCGGGCCCGCTCAAGGCGGAGCACTGGCGCACGCTGGCGACGGCCCGGGCCATCGAGAACACGGCGGTCGTCGTGGCGGTCGGCCAGGCGGGCCGGGGCGTCACCGGGCGGTCGCTGGTGGTCGGGCCGGACGGCGTCGTGGGGCTGGAGCTCGGCGAGGAGCCGGAGCTGCGCACGGTCGACCTGGACCCCGAGGCGCTGCGCGGCGTGCGGGAGTCGAACCCGTCGCTGGCGAACCGTCGCTACCGCGTCGTCCCGGCGGTCTGA
- a CDS encoding GTP pyrophosphokinase family protein: MPDPTELRALMRDMRRLALTYKFGIDEVMTKIAILRDEFRHMANYNPVEHVGSRLKSFESIVTKCRRKGIPLTPDAVRAQMFDIAGVRVTCSFVSDIYRVRDMLVGQADLTLLEERDYIAHPKGNGYQSLHLIVQVPVYLSDRVEQVVVEIQLRTIAMDFWASLEHKIYYKYDRQVPRHLTDSLKLAADVAAQLDASMERIHDEVRALAGDDDAVEHAEAVLTPEELLRTFWPSPDTDLDPEGRPRG; encoded by the coding sequence ATGCCCGACCCCACGGAGCTCCGCGCGCTCATGCGCGACATGCGCCGCCTCGCGCTGACGTACAAGTTCGGCATCGACGAGGTCATGACCAAGATCGCGATCCTGCGCGACGAGTTCCGGCACATGGCCAACTACAACCCGGTCGAGCACGTCGGCAGCCGCCTCAAGTCGTTCGAGTCGATCGTGACCAAGTGCCGGCGCAAGGGCATCCCGCTGACCCCCGACGCCGTCCGTGCGCAGATGTTCGACATCGCCGGCGTGCGGGTGACCTGCTCGTTCGTGTCGGACATCTACCGGGTCCGGGACATGCTCGTCGGGCAGGCCGACCTCACGCTGCTCGAGGAGCGCGACTACATCGCGCACCCCAAGGGCAACGGGTACCAGTCGCTGCACCTCATCGTGCAGGTGCCCGTCTACCTGTCCGACCGCGTGGAGCAGGTCGTCGTCGAGATCCAGCTCCGGACCATCGCCATGGACTTCTGGGCGAGCCTCGAGCACAAGATCTACTACAAGTACGACCGGCAGGTGCCGCGACACCTCACGGACTCCCTCAAGCTGGCGGCGGACGTCGCGGCCCAGCTCGACGCGTCGATGGAGCGGATCCACGACGAGGTCCGCGCGCTCGCCGGGGATGACGACGCGGTCGAGCACGCCGAGGCGGTGCTCACGCCGGAGGAGCTGCTGCGGACGTTCTGGCCGTCGCCGGACACCGACCTCGACCCGGAGGGCCGCCCACGCGGCTGA
- a CDS encoding isoprenyl transferase codes for MRLPHPLYGLYERRLAASLPRDRVPRHVGVILDGNRRWARQLGESTATGHRRGADRIADLLAWGEEVGVEVVTLWMLSTDNLSRDAEELDALLGIIEDAVRELAATRRWRLQAVGSLDLLPEHTRATLRDAESATADVRGLHVNVAIGYGGRKEIADAVRSYLRERAAEGATLDDIAATFDVEHIADHLYTKGQPDPDLVIRTSGEQRLGGFMLWQSVHSEYYFCEVYWPDFRRVDFLRAVRDYAARERRHGQ; via the coding sequence GTGCGCCTGCCCCACCCGCTCTACGGGCTGTACGAGCGCCGCCTCGCCGCCTCGCTGCCCCGCGACCGGGTCCCGCGGCACGTCGGCGTGATCCTCGACGGCAACCGGCGGTGGGCGCGGCAGCTCGGCGAGTCGACCGCGACGGGCCACCGGCGCGGCGCGGACCGGATCGCGGACCTGCTCGCGTGGGGCGAGGAGGTCGGGGTCGAGGTCGTCACGCTGTGGATGCTGTCGACGGACAACCTCAGCCGCGACGCCGAGGAGCTGGACGCGCTGCTCGGCATCATCGAGGACGCCGTGCGCGAGCTCGCCGCCACCCGGCGCTGGCGGCTGCAGGCGGTCGGCTCGCTGGACCTGCTCCCCGAGCACACCCGTGCGACGCTGCGGGACGCGGAGTCCGCCACGGCCGACGTCCGCGGCCTGCACGTCAACGTGGCGATCGGCTACGGCGGCCGCAAGGAGATCGCGGACGCGGTGCGGTCCTACCTCCGCGAGCGCGCGGCCGAGGGCGCGACGCTCGACGACATCGCCGCGACGTTCGACGTCGAGCACATCGCGGACCACCTGTACACCAAGGGCCAGCCCGACCCGGACCTGGTCATCCGCACGTCGGGGGAGCAGCGGCTCGGCGGCTTCATGCTCTGGCAGTCGGTGCACTCGGAGTACTACTTCTGCGAGGTCTACTGGCCGGACTTCCGGCGGGTCGACTTCCTGCGCGCGGTCCGCGACTACGCCGCCCGGGAGCGCCGGCACGGCCAGTGA
- a CDS encoding PhoH family protein codes for MVSKLGTATASTDQPEGRRTHVLDTSVLLSDPRAITRFAEHDVVLPVVVITELEAKRHHAELGYFARAALRLLDDLRVAHGGLDTPIPLGEQGGTLRVELNHTNPEVLPAGFRLGDNDTRILACAANLAAEGHDVTVVSKDLPMRIKASAIGLRAEEYRHELAVDSGWTGMDALDLTEQQMADLWEHESLPLADLPDSPTLLTHTGLVLHSPRGSALGRVTADKHVQVVRGDQDVFGLHGRSAEQRIAIDLLLDEQVGIVSLGGRAGTGKSALALCAGLEAVLERRQHRKVMVFRPLYAVGGQELGYLPGSEAEKMNPWAQAVFDTLSAVVSREVVEEIIDRELLEVLPLTHIRGRSLHDAFVIVDEAQSLERNVLLTVLSRIGQSSRVVLTHDVAQRDNLRVGRHDGVAAVIEALKGHPLFAHVTLTRSERSPVAALVTEMLEGIEL; via the coding sequence GTGGTCAGCAAGCTGGGAACCGCCACCGCCTCGACCGACCAGCCGGAGGGGCGCCGGACGCACGTCCTCGACACCTCCGTCCTCCTGTCGGACCCGCGCGCGATCACGCGGTTCGCCGAGCACGACGTGGTCCTCCCCGTCGTCGTGATCACCGAGCTCGAGGCCAAGCGGCACCACGCCGAGCTCGGCTACTTCGCCCGCGCCGCCCTGCGGCTGCTCGACGACCTGCGGGTCGCCCACGGCGGGCTGGACACGCCGATCCCGCTCGGCGAGCAGGGCGGCACGCTGCGGGTCGAGCTCAACCACACGAACCCCGAGGTGCTGCCGGCCGGGTTCCGGCTGGGCGACAACGACACCCGGATCCTCGCGTGCGCGGCCAACCTCGCGGCGGAGGGCCACGACGTCACGGTCGTGTCCAAGGACCTGCCGATGCGGATCAAGGCGTCGGCGATCGGGCTGCGCGCCGAGGAGTACCGGCACGAGCTCGCCGTCGACTCCGGGTGGACCGGCATGGACGCGCTCGACCTCACCGAGCAGCAGATGGCCGACCTGTGGGAGCACGAGTCGCTCCCGCTCGCCGACCTGCCCGACTCCCCGACGCTGCTCACCCACACCGGCCTGGTGCTGCACAGCCCGCGCGGCTCGGCCCTGGGCCGGGTCACCGCCGACAAGCACGTGCAGGTGGTGCGCGGGGACCAGGACGTGTTCGGCCTGCACGGCCGCAGCGCGGAGCAGCGCATCGCGATCGACCTGCTGCTCGACGAGCAGGTCGGCATCGTGTCGCTCGGCGGCAGGGCCGGCACCGGCAAGTCGGCGCTCGCGCTGTGCGCCGGGCTGGAGGCGGTGCTGGAGCGCCGGCAGCACCGCAAGGTCATGGTGTTCCGCCCGCTGTACGCGGTCGGCGGCCAGGAGCTCGGCTACCTGCCGGGCAGCGAGGCCGAGAAGATGAACCCCTGGGCGCAGGCGGTGTTCGACACCCTGAGCGCCGTGGTCAGCCGCGAGGTGGTCGAGGAGATCATCGACCGCGAGCTGCTCGAGGTGCTGCCGCTCACGCACATCCGGGGGCGGTCGCTGCACGACGCGTTCGTCATCGTCGACGAGGCGCAGTCGCTCGAGCGGAACGTGCTGCTCACCGTGCTGTCCCGGATCGGCCAGAGCTCCCGGGTGGTGCTCACGCACGACGTGGCGCAGCGGGACAACCTGCGGGTCGGCCGGCACGACGGCGTCGCGGCGGTGATCGAGGCGCTCAAGGGGCACCCGCTGTTCGCGCACGTGACGCTGACCCGCTCGGAGCGGTCGCCGGTCGCGGCCCTGGTCACGGAGATGCTGGAGGGCATCGAGCTCTGA